One genomic window of Prosthecobacter algae includes the following:
- a CDS encoding type II toxin-antitoxin system RelE/ParE family toxin gives MNLRILPEVLEDIEQGVEWYDHCGGKTLGDRFLASFYSYLPEILRDAPIHRPVYRQFRRILIKPFPYAVYFRIHEGWVVVVLVWHTARNPMDLKERLDERTPDEGA, from the coding sequence ATGAACTTGCGCATTCTTCCTGAGGTCTTGGAGGACATCGAACAAGGGGTCGAGTGGTATGATCACTGTGGGGGCAAAACCCTTGGAGATCGTTTCCTCGCCTCGTTTTACAGTTATCTTCCCGAGATTTTGCGGGATGCTCCTATTCACAGACCCGTCTATCGTCAGTTCAGACGTATCCTGATCAAGCCATTCCCTTATGCGGTTTACTTCCGCATTCATGAGGGATGGGTGGTCGTGGTTTTGGTCTGGCATACGGCGAGAAATCCAATGGATTTGAAAGAGCGACTGGATGAGCGAACTCCAGACGAGGGGGCATGA
- a CDS encoding addiction module protein, producing the protein MTLADFSQVRALPVREKLLLVDEIWESMMDVESELEVLDAEKRELNARWERFEKDPLRALTLEEFQARINAKRI; encoded by the coding sequence ATGACTCTGGCTGACTTCTCACAAGTGCGTGCACTTCCAGTGCGCGAAAAGCTTTTGCTCGTGGATGAAATTTGGGAATCCATGATGGATGTTGAATCAGAACTGGAAGTTTTGGATGCCGAGAAGCGAGAGCTGAATGCACGCTGGGAACGTTTTGAAAAAGATCCTTTGCGTGCGCTCACATTGGAAGAATTCCAGGCTCGGATAAATGCGAAGCGCATCTGA
- a CDS encoding DUF1553 domain-containing protein: MSLIAPAGQMICHAEAPSFRNEVQPILTRFGCNMGACHGAAAGQGGFRLSLRGFDDEGDYLSVTRSAMGRRINGDDPARSLLLLKAIKTVPHKGDKRFDMDSEAYQTLVNWIAHGAPGPKKEDARLVSLEVSPKQVLSKPGSQQQLKVLAKFSDGRSEDVTRWAKFNAVNASVATVDDQGLVKVTGSGEGTVSAWYLSRLDIAIVSVPQEGAADETLFAQLKPRNFVDELVLEKLRALNIPPSQRCTDGEFIRRAHLDTIGVLPTAEETRTFLADTQPNKRDRLIESLLKRPEFVDYWSHRWSDLLLVNSDKLTPEGMWAYYHWIRSRVAANTPWDVMVKSLLTATGSTLENGAGNFFLLHDEPTRLSETVSVAFLGTAMNCAKCHNHPLEKWTNDEYFAFANLFSRVRTKNGATADERVVFSATEGDLVQPLTGKPQPPRALEVTQAVSMTAPEDRRVPMAAWLTSPDNRLFKRTITNRVWANFFGVGLVESVDDIRITNPASNEKLLDAACDHLVNHKFDLKSLMRVILQSETYQRSSETIYQNEKDTRYYSHFYPRRLKAEILLDSVAQVTAVPTTFNIDRRNANKGTKDTYPMGFRALQLPDSNIASYFLKSFGRADRIATCECERTNEPSMAQALHIANGDTLNDKLAAKDNRVDQLLNSQQPNEKLVQDAYLIALARQPTDTEKNKATELLASAPPTDRRATLEDLFWSLMSSKEFLFNH; this comes from the coding sequence TTGTCACTGATCGCCCCCGCCGGGCAGATGATCTGCCATGCCGAAGCGCCCAGCTTTCGCAATGAGGTGCAGCCCATTTTGACCCGTTTTGGCTGCAACATGGGGGCTTGTCACGGTGCAGCAGCAGGCCAGGGCGGCTTCCGGCTTTCCCTACGCGGCTTTGATGATGAAGGCGATTACCTGTCCGTCACTCGTTCAGCCATGGGCCGACGCATCAATGGCGATGATCCAGCGCGCAGCCTGCTGCTTTTGAAGGCGATCAAAACCGTGCCGCACAAGGGTGACAAACGCTTTGATATGGACTCCGAGGCCTACCAAACTTTGGTAAATTGGATTGCCCATGGGGCACCCGGTCCGAAGAAAGAAGATGCGCGTTTGGTCTCTCTTGAAGTTTCGCCCAAACAAGTTCTTAGCAAACCGGGCAGCCAACAGCAGCTCAAGGTGCTGGCCAAATTCAGCGATGGTCGCAGCGAAGACGTGACCCGCTGGGCCAAATTCAATGCGGTGAACGCCAGCGTGGCCACCGTGGATGATCAGGGGCTGGTGAAAGTCACGGGCTCCGGTGAAGGCACCGTCAGCGCGTGGTACCTCAGCCGGCTGGACATCGCCATCGTTAGCGTGCCGCAGGAAGGTGCAGCGGATGAGACGCTCTTCGCCCAGCTCAAGCCGCGGAATTTTGTGGATGAGTTGGTGTTGGAAAAACTACGCGCTCTAAACATCCCCCCGTCTCAGCGCTGCACGGATGGCGAATTCATCCGTCGCGCGCATCTTGACACCATTGGTGTGCTGCCCACCGCCGAAGAAACTCGCACTTTCTTGGCGGATACCCAGCCTAACAAAAGAGATCGCCTGATCGAATCCTTGCTCAAACGCCCAGAGTTCGTGGATTACTGGTCGCACCGCTGGAGTGATCTGCTGCTGGTGAACAGTGACAAACTCACTCCAGAAGGCATGTGGGCCTACTACCACTGGATTCGCAGCCGTGTGGCCGCGAATACCCCTTGGGATGTCATGGTCAAAAGCCTGCTCACCGCCACGGGCAGCACGCTGGAAAATGGCGCGGGCAATTTCTTCCTGCTGCATGACGAGCCGACGCGCCTTTCTGAAACCGTTTCCGTCGCCTTCCTCGGCACGGCCATGAACTGCGCCAAATGCCACAATCACCCATTGGAAAAATGGACCAATGATGAGTACTTCGCCTTTGCCAATCTCTTCTCACGGGTCCGCACCAAGAATGGGGCCACCGCCGATGAACGAGTCGTTTTCAGTGCCACAGAGGGCGATCTGGTACAGCCTCTCACAGGCAAACCTCAGCCGCCGCGAGCCCTTGAAGTCACGCAAGCAGTCTCCATGACCGCGCCTGAAGATCGCCGTGTGCCCATGGCGGCCTGGCTGACATCTCCCGACAACCGGCTCTTCAAGCGGACGATCACCAATCGCGTGTGGGCGAATTTCTTCGGCGTCGGCTTGGTCGAATCTGTGGACGACATCCGCATCACCAATCCTGCCAGCAATGAAAAGCTTCTCGATGCCGCATGTGATCACCTGGTTAACCACAAGTTTGATCTCAAGTCACTGATGCGTGTCATCCTGCAAAGCGAGACCTATCAGCGCAGCAGCGAGACGATTTATCAAAACGAGAAGGACACCCGCTATTACAGCCACTTCTACCCACGTCGTTTGAAAGCTGAAATCCTGTTGGATTCGGTGGCCCAGGTGACCGCTGTGCCCACAACCTTCAACATTGACCGTCGCAATGCCAACAAAGGCACCAAGGACACCTATCCCATGGGTTTCCGTGCCTTGCAGCTTCCCGATTCCAACATCGCCAGCTACTTCCTGAAAAGCTTTGGCCGCGCCGACCGCATCGCCACCTGCGAATGCGAACGCACCAATGAACCCAGCATGGCCCAGGCCTTGCACATCGCCAATGGCGACACCTTGAATGACAAACTTGCCGCTAAGGACAACCGTGTGGACCAACTGCTAAACTCCCAGCAGCCTAACGAGAAGCTGGTTCAAGACGCTTACCTCATTGCCCTGGCACGACAGCCGACCGACACCGAGAAAAACAAAGCCACTGAGCTCCTCGCTAGCGCGCCCCCCACCGACCGTCGCGCCACTCTCGAAGATCTCTTCTGGAGCCTCATGAGCTCGAAGGAGTTTTTGTTCAATCACTGA